In Planktothrix tepida PCC 9214, a single window of DNA contains:
- a CDS encoding glycosyltransferase, with amino-acid sequence MKRILLSTDDPGVGGVAQYNHSLLCGLAKIGFEVTSLHASPYHQTYTQLVTQQQELGIKHIGIDYSNLSQDSQNLRLIIRKQLEKIDLLICSNSNPFSNLIIKQIATEINLPYIIVEGLVEPHLAVQVNHQLDQLFHHYTKARFVIAVSENNLSLLHKLFRLPQNKGQVIYYGRPSNYFTPRNVLINENLRRKLEIPLDAVVCLTSARIEKRKGYQYQLQAIEQLRSTPVWNHLYFIWVGGGVFEPEFETELQEKVKQLKITDKVKFLGQQENVSKLLDVADIFILTSELEGMPLCVMEAMSKGLPVIATAVSGIPEELGNTGQLIADPKHDPKATVRELCDILKNWAMNAELRQRIGMNCQKRAEKMFKEERMIQETISVIERALLPEKDYVSPGLKIVQPDQYFPNMIVGNPARCSWPYLRRDISHNWYVDRRQPTIGFLSRDEAQILYNTALKFKHQNALEIGCWMGWSACHLGLAGVKLDVIDPILKNAEIYNSVTSCLRNSGVLNQINLWAGYSPQKVEELANQSQKKWSLIFIDGNHESPGPLQDAIACEKYAEENAMILFHDLASPDVAEGLHYLRDKGWNTMIYQTMQIMGVAWRGNVEPVMHQPDSNVNWQLPTHLMNYRVSDRAIDNSEQEFQEILSIVRPYTLLSYERLFSLYSLAKKVCLEDIPGNFVECGVYKGGGSALLATVIKRYTLRPRFVYAFDTFEGMPDPSDADLHQGIPANQTGFGAGTLGAPIRENLDKICQLLDVQSIIKPVPGLFCETLPLYREQIGDIAFLHADGDWYDSTLDIFNNLYDNVVSLGMIQIDDYGHWEGCKKAIHEFEKLKQESFRLHQIDYTGVWFRKGNVLNPSETLEINLMGSSKKQGFSPKSKLFKIIIDGVFFQFNNTGIARVWKALLKEWSTGEFCQQIIVLDRQGTAPKIPGIMYRSIPLYDYGNTDRDRQLLQAICDQEKADLFISTYYTTPIRTPSVFMGYDMIPEVIGLNLDEPMWREKHRGILHASGFITISQNTAQDLVKIFPQVANKPIQVAYSGVDEIFTPATLTEIEQFKQQYHLSKPYFIIIGDRISPKGYKNSILLFQALSRLDNFQSYDILCIGGKPQLEKELQGYISDSNIHLVRLNDQELRLAYCGAIALVYPSKYEGFGLPIVEAMACGCPVITCRNSSIVEVAGNATIYVNEDDIDQLTQELKNIQNTERRNALIAAGFKQAQKFSWEKMADIVRSTLLEIAQKETETLQGINQQLISVDEETKARETQPSLTRLSQSPWNFPQISPFNSNLKRPFWSVMIPTFNKVRYLEQTLRSVLEQAPGEDEMQIEVINDCPDSAVQAELEAIVKKVGGNRIKFYRHSQLNIGQTAIFNLCLERAQGQWIHLLHDDDFVLPGFYQTLRNIIEKEPKIGAAFCRHYYVDSENHQRSISTLERETPGILENWIERIAVSQRIQPSSMVVKHTTYEQLGGFCPQAKSAADWEMWTRISAHYPIGYEPQILAAYRLHLSSWTSRLIQGGENITDTLKAIEISQSYLPENQAMDLSNKAKEHYGLYAISTAQQMLTQGETKAVIAQIQAALNCSQSDTIKQAIIALFAPQKQPKPQIKTLTPDQILAEVVRLNEEYKTNPNSNTIINPLRQIRQILAQYWLGLEAQNLEKVYLGEIGQAYKIFLNSSFKNEALTPQEKAHIQDWCTYLKTGLNQPKGLQYLLALTLYCYPYHLPQDWYIQAPIPKWFLEDYFKFMLAVPQFFQEVGETDRYYRYVENWINYTHGRFMSNPEFPIWKELAWQFTQMANFIPLYFNTANLKDIYIKRAEIMEFALKSLGHALDYEFPQRPHSRQKIRLGILSNHFNPQTETYAILPTFEYLDRNQFELILYTVTANNHPLEQYCKSRVEQLVPLPSNLTEQVNLIRNHDLDILLIGSNITAVSHPVTLLALHKLARIQVNTTPSCVTSGMGSIDYYISGVLTEPQENAQEQYREKLILIPGTAHCFSCSVIPPEAPQRIPNRSLLGIPDDSIMFISGSNFYKIIPEVQETWAKILAAVPNSFLVLYPFNPNWSSRYATVPFIKQFQSVLAQYGVESRRLIFLQKQPSRSDIKEYLKLADIYLDSYPFSGVTSLLDPLEVGLVPIVRDGDSIPSYSSETSQAGQIIVPRDGGSFRSLMAASLLRSLSIADLIANSEAAYINLAITLANNPQLRQQKRQEIQHKMQQNPEFLDSRTYSAKIGVIFQQLFQNWQQNQQSIQPNSREGIQQYLSRLVNAVNRYDLERNNQSVIDELREIRKVMAQHWLKISLEDLEQTYRMDLGKGYQILLNRGIQREALTPEEQKFLHEMTQKAIGLKQSDSLNSLMVLMLYYPPGKILVANADHRLPEWLLKDYKRVFENPSNLETVKLSTALKTAVSVPENQALSETEAFQKRLVGCVNLYRIDPSNVDIVKELRQIRQELANFWLGLESPTLESIYQSSVGQAYRTLLHSGFSQEVLTASEQEFIKTLASKMNQGLNEIDKIKYLLAVLLYCRPGQLQIQNISRLPHWFRSDYQQLSNQVSHVKS; translated from the coding sequence ATGAAGAGAATTTTATTATCTACAGATGATCCCGGAGTCGGTGGCGTTGCTCAGTATAATCACTCGCTTTTATGTGGATTAGCTAAAATCGGTTTTGAGGTCACATCTCTACACGCTTCACCCTACCATCAAACCTATACTCAATTGGTAACTCAACAGCAAGAACTCGGTATTAAGCATATTGGGATTGATTATTCAAATTTATCTCAAGACAGTCAAAATTTACGATTAATAATCCGAAAACAACTTGAAAAAATTGATTTGCTAATTTGCAGCAATTCTAATCCTTTTTCTAACTTAATTATAAAACAGATTGCTACAGAAATCAATCTTCCTTATATTATTGTAGAAGGATTAGTGGAGCCTCATCTAGCCGTTCAAGTTAATCACCAGTTAGATCAATTATTTCATCACTACACCAAAGCTCGATTTGTTATTGCAGTTTCTGAGAACAATTTAAGTTTACTCCACAAACTGTTTAGGCTTCCCCAAAATAAAGGGCAAGTGATTTACTACGGAAGACCTTCAAATTACTTTACCCCTCGTAACGTATTAATTAATGAAAATTTACGCCGAAAACTGGAAATTCCTTTAGATGCGGTGGTTTGTTTGACCTCTGCCCGGATCGAAAAACGCAAAGGCTATCAGTATCAATTGCAAGCTATTGAACAGTTGAGATCCACACCTGTATGGAATCATCTCTATTTTATTTGGGTGGGAGGAGGGGTTTTTGAACCTGAGTTTGAAACTGAACTGCAAGAAAAAGTTAAACAGTTAAAAATTACGGATAAAGTTAAGTTTTTGGGACAGCAAGAAAATGTTTCCAAATTGTTAGATGTAGCTGATATTTTTATTTTAACTTCAGAATTAGAAGGAATGCCTTTATGTGTTATGGAAGCCATGTCTAAAGGATTGCCTGTAATTGCAACAGCCGTTAGTGGAATTCCTGAAGAGTTAGGCAACACGGGTCAATTAATTGCTGACCCAAAACATGACCCAAAAGCTACGGTTAGAGAGCTTTGTGACATTCTCAAAAATTGGGCAATGAACGCAGAGTTACGCCAAAGGATCGGAATGAATTGTCAAAAGCGAGCCGAAAAAATGTTTAAGGAAGAAAGAATGATTCAGGAAACCATTTCAGTGATCGAACGAGCTTTATTGCCGGAAAAAGATTATGTTTCCCCTGGATTAAAAATTGTTCAACCCGATCAATATTTTCCTAATATGATAGTCGGAAATCCGGCTCGATGTTCTTGGCCCTATTTGCGAAGGGATATTTCCCACAACTGGTATGTAGATCGTCGGCAACCAACAATAGGATTTTTAAGTCGGGATGAAGCTCAAATTCTTTACAACACAGCCCTAAAATTTAAGCATCAGAATGCCTTAGAGATTGGGTGTTGGATGGGATGGTCAGCTTGTCATTTAGGACTGGCTGGAGTCAAATTAGATGTGATTGATCCGATCCTTAAGAATGCAGAGATTTATAACAGTGTAACCAGTTGTTTGAGAAATAGTGGGGTTCTAAATCAGATTAATTTATGGGCAGGTTATAGTCCGCAAAAAGTCGAGGAACTCGCAAATCAATCCCAAAAAAAATGGTCATTAATTTTTATTGATGGAAATCATGAATCTCCTGGCCCCCTTCAGGATGCGATCGCCTGTGAAAAATATGCCGAAGAAAATGCCATGATTCTATTTCATGATTTGGCTTCTCCTGATGTAGCTGAAGGCTTGCATTATTTGAGAGATAAAGGATGGAATACGATGATATATCAAACGATGCAAATTATGGGAGTGGCTTGGCGAGGAAATGTAGAACCTGTGATGCACCAACCAGATTCTAACGTGAATTGGCAATTGCCAACCCATTTAATGAATTATCGGGTTAGCGATAGAGCTATTGATAATTCAGAACAGGAATTTCAAGAAATTTTGTCTATCGTCAGACCTTATACTCTGTTAAGTTATGAACGATTATTTTCTCTTTATTCCTTAGCTAAAAAAGTATGTTTAGAGGATATTCCAGGGAATTTTGTTGAGTGTGGAGTCTATAAAGGAGGCGGATCGGCTTTATTAGCAACGGTGATTAAACGTTACACTTTGCGCCCCCGTTTTGTCTATGCTTTTGATACATTTGAAGGAATGCCCGATCCGAGTGATGCTGATCTTCATCAGGGAATTCCAGCAAATCAAACAGGTTTTGGTGCTGGGACTTTAGGTGCTCCAATTCGGGAGAACTTAGACAAGATTTGTCAGCTTTTAGATGTCCAATCTATTATTAAACCCGTCCCCGGTTTATTTTGTGAAACATTGCCTTTATATCGGGAACAAATTGGTGATATTGCCTTTCTGCACGCGGATGGAGATTGGTATGATTCTACTTTAGATATCTTCAATAATCTCTATGACAATGTTGTTTCTTTGGGAATGATTCAAATCGATGATTATGGTCATTGGGAAGGATGTAAAAAGGCAATTCATGAGTTTGAAAAGCTCAAACAAGAATCTTTTAGACTTCATCAGATTGACTATACAGGGGTTTGGTTTCGCAAGGGAAACGTCTTGAACCCTTCAGAAACCTTAGAAATTAATTTAATGGGGAGTTCAAAAAAGCAAGGTTTTTCTCCAAAGTCTAAGTTATTTAAAATTATTATTGATGGCGTATTTTTTCAATTTAATAATACCGGAATTGCGAGAGTTTGGAAAGCGTTACTGAAAGAATGGTCAACTGGAGAATTTTGTCAACAGATTATTGTATTAGATCGGCAAGGAACTGCACCGAAAATTCCTGGAATTATGTATCGATCTATTCCGTTATATGACTATGGTAATACGGATCGCGATCGCCAACTCTTACAAGCAATTTGTGATCAAGAAAAAGCTGATTTATTCATTTCAACTTATTATACTACTCCCATCCGTACCCCATCGGTATTTATGGGTTATGATATGATTCCTGAAGTCATAGGTCTAAATTTAGATGAACCGATGTGGCGAGAAAAACATCGTGGAATTTTACACGCTTCAGGGTTTATTACCATTTCTCAAAATACCGCCCAGGATTTAGTTAAAATTTTCCCACAGGTTGCTAATAAACCAATTCAAGTGGCTTATAGTGGAGTCGATGAAATTTTTACTCCCGCAACTTTAACCGAAATTGAACAATTTAAACAACAATATCATTTATCAAAACCCTATTTTATTATTATTGGGGATCGGATTAGTCCCAAGGGTTATAAAAACTCGATTTTATTGTTTCAAGCTTTATCACGGTTAGATAATTTTCAAAGCTATGATATTCTTTGTATTGGGGGAAAACCTCAGTTAGAAAAAGAACTCCAGGGATATATTTCTGACAGTAATATTCATCTTGTAAGGCTAAATGATCAAGAGTTAAGATTAGCCTATTGCGGAGCGATCGCTTTAGTTTACCCCTCAAAATATGAAGGGTTTGGATTACCGATTGTAGAAGCGATGGCTTGCGGTTGTCCGGTGATCACTTGTCGGAATAGTTCTATTGTTGAAGTCGCAGGTAACGCCACTATTTATGTCAACGAAGATGATATTGATCAACTGACTCAAGAACTTAAAAATATACAGAATACTGAACGACGAAACGCTTTAATTGCAGCAGGATTTAAACAAGCTCAAAAATTTTCTTGGGAAAAAATGGCTGATATTGTGCGTTCAACACTGTTAGAAATAGCTCAAAAAGAAACTGAAACTTTACAAGGAATTAATCAGCAATTAATTTCTGTAGACGAAGAAACTAAAGCCAGAGAAACTCAACCGAGTTTAACTCGCCTTTCTCAATCTCCCTGGAATTTTCCCCAGATTTCTCCTTTCAATTCTAATCTGAAGCGACCCTTTTGGTCAGTGATGATTCCGACCTTTAATAAAGTTCGCTATTTAGAACAAACTCTGAGAAGTGTTCTGGAACAAGCTCCAGGGGAAGACGAAATGCAAATTGAAGTGATTAATGATTGTCCTGATAGTGCAGTGCAAGCTGAACTAGAAGCAATTGTTAAAAAAGTAGGCGGAAATCGAATCAAATTTTATCGCCATTCACAACTCAATATTGGTCAAACGGCAATTTTTAATTTATGTTTAGAACGCGCTCAAGGACAGTGGATTCATCTATTACATGATGATGATTTTGTCTTACCTGGATTTTATCAAACCTTAAGAAATATTATTGAAAAAGAGCCTAAGATTGGGGCTGCATTTTGTCGTCATTATTATGTAGATAGTGAGAATCATCAACGGTCTATCTCTACTTTAGAACGAGAAACACCCGGAATTTTAGAAAACTGGATCGAACGCATTGCTGTTTCTCAACGCATTCAACCCTCTTCAATGGTGGTAAAACATACCACTTATGAACAATTAGGGGGGTTTTGTCCTCAAGCCAAATCAGCAGCTGATTGGGAAATGTGGACAAGAATTTCTGCTCATTATCCTATCGGTTATGAACCTCAAATTTTAGCCGCTTACCGTTTACATTTAAGTTCTTGGACATCTCGCTTAATTCAAGGGGGAGAAAATATTACAGATACATTAAAAGCGATTGAAATTTCTCAATCTTATCTTCCTGAAAATCAAGCGATGGATTTATCGAATAAAGCCAAAGAACACTATGGTTTATATGCCATTAGTACCGCCCAACAAATGTTAACTCAGGGAGAAACTAAAGCCGTTATTGCTCAAATTCAAGCTGCTTTAAATTGTAGTCAATCTGATACAATTAAACAAGCAATTATTGCCTTATTCGCTCCTCAGAAACAACCAAAACCCCAGATAAAAACCTTGACTCCGGATCAAATTTTAGCAGAAGTTGTCCGTTTAAATGAAGAATATAAAACAAATCCTAATTCAAACACTATTATCAATCCCTTACGTCAAATTCGGCAGATTTTGGCTCAATATTGGTTAGGTTTAGAAGCTCAAAACTTAGAAAAAGTTTATTTAGGAGAAATTGGTCAAGCTTATAAAATTTTCTTGAATAGTAGTTTTAAAAATGAAGCTTTAACGCCTCAAGAAAAAGCTCACATTCAAGACTGGTGTACTTACTTAAAAACAGGACTAAACCAGCCCAAAGGCTTACAGTATTTATTAGCCCTAACTTTATATTGTTATCCGTATCACCTCCCTCAAGACTGGTATATTCAAGCTCCTATTCCTAAATGGTTTTTAGAGGATTATTTTAAGTTTATGTTAGCAGTTCCTCAATTTTTCCAGGAAGTCGGAGAAACTGACCGTTATTATCGTTATGTAGAAAATTGGATTAACTATACTCATGGGCGGTTTATGAGTAATCCTGAGTTTCCAATTTGGAAAGAATTAGCTTGGCAATTCACCCAAATGGCTAACTTTATTCCGTTATATTTTAATACGGCAAATCTCAAAGACATTTATATTAAACGGGCAGAAATTATGGAGTTCGCCCTAAAAAGTTTAGGTCATGCTTTAGATTATGAGTTTCCTCAACGTCCTCACAGTCGTCAAAAAATTCGTTTAGGAATTCTTAGTAATCATTTTAATCCTCAAACAGAAACCTATGCCATATTACCTACTTTTGAATATTTAGATAGAAATCAATTTGAATTAATTTTATATACTGTAACCGCCAATAATCATCCTTTAGAACAGTATTGTAAAAGTCGCGTTGAGCAATTAGTTCCACTTCCGAGTAATTTAACTGAACAAGTGAACTTGATTAGAAATCATGATTTAGATATTTTACTGATTGGGAGTAATATCACCGCAGTTTCTCATCCAGTCACTTTATTAGCGTTGCATAAATTAGCCAGAATTCAAGTCAATACAACCCCATCCTGTGTTACCAGTGGGATGGGAAGTATTGATTATTATATCTCAGGCGTTTTAACCGAACCTCAAGAAAATGCTCAAGAACAATATCGAGAAAAATTAATATTAATTCCTGGGACTGCACATTGTTTTAGTTGTTCTGTAATTCCGCCTGAAGCACCGCAACGAATTCCTAATCGTTCTTTGTTAGGAATTCCTGATGATTCCATTATGTTTATTTCAGGATCAAATTTTTATAAAATTATTCCCGAAGTCCAAGAAACTTGGGCTAAAATTTTAGCAGCAGTTCCTAACTCTTTCTTAGTGTTATATCCCTTTAACCCGAACTGGAGTTCTCGCTATGCAACGGTTCCATTTATTAAGCAATTTCAAAGCGTTCTTGCCCAATATGGGGTAGAAAGTCGTCGCTTAATTTTCTTACAAAAACAACCCAGTCGTTCAGATATTAAAGAATATTTAAAATTAGCGGACATTTATTTAGATTCCTATCCGTTTTCTGGGGTAACATCTTTACTTGATCCCTTAGAAGTTGGTTTAGTTCCCATTGTCCGAGATGGAGATTCTATTCCTTCTTATTCTTCGGAAACGTCCCAAGCTGGTCAGATAATTGTGCCCAGAGATGGAGGATCTTTCCGGTCTTTGATGGCTGCCTCATTGTTGCGATCACTCTCTATTGCTGATTTAATTGCCAATAGCGAAGCAGCCTATATTAACTTAGCTATTACCCTAGCCAATAACCCGCAACTGCGACAACAAAAACGCCAGGAAATTCAACACAAAATGCAGCAAAATCCTGAATTTTTGGATAGTCGAACCTACTCGGCTAAAATCGGTGTAATCTTTCAGCAATTATTTCAAAATTGGCAGCAAAATCAGCAATCTATTCAACCGAATAGCCGAGAAGGAATACAACAGTATTTATCTCGATTAGTTAATGCAGTCAATCGTTATGATTTAGAAAGAAATAATCAATCCGTTATTGATGAGTTGCGAGAAATTCGCAAAGTTATGGCGCAGCACTGGTTAAAAATTTCCCTGGAAGATTTAGAACAAACCTATAGAATGGATTTAGGAAAAGGCTATCAAATTCTTTTAAATCGAGGGATTCAAAGGGAAGCCTTAACCCCAGAAGAACAAAAGTTTCTCCATGAGATGACTCAAAAGGCGATTGGACTCAAACAGTCTGATTCTTTAAACTCTTTAATGGTGTTGATGTTATATTATCCTCCGGGTAAGATATTAGTTGCTAATGCAGATCATCGTTTACCTGAATGGTTATTGAAAGATTATAAACGGGTGTTTGAAAATCCCTCAAACCTGGAAACAGTCAAACTATCAACGGCATTAAAAACGGCTGTTTCTGTTCCAGAAAATCAAGCGTTATCTGAAACAGAAGCTTTCCAAAAACGTTTAGTCGGATGTGTAAATTTATATCGAATTGATCCGTCTAATGTTGATATTGTTAAAGAGTTACGTCAAATTCGTCAAGAATTAGCTAATTTTTGGTTGGGTTTGGAATCTCCAACATTAGAATCAATTTATCAAAGTTCAGTGGGTCAAGCTTATCGAACGTTATTACATAGTGGTTTTTCTCAAGAAGTGTTAACGGCTTCAGAACAGGAATTTATCAAAACATTAGCTTCTAAAATGAATCAAGGACTCAATGAAATAGACAAGATTAAATACCTGTTAGCGGTGTTATTATATTGTCGCCCCGGACAATTACAAATTCAAAATATTTCCCGTTTACCGCACTGGTTTCGTTCAGATTATCAACAGTTAAGTAATCAGGTTTCTCATGTGAAAAGTTAG
- a CDS encoding retron system putative HNH endonuclease encodes MNNLFLLLNNAKKDDLKDAIKKAINKYNQPEVKQALVEMFQGKCAYCESQIRIVDYGDIEHFCPKSKSEYTDLTFEWTNLLLSCTICNNSQHKGTNFPLDANKKPLLIDPTDEKTDIFEHLQLTWDQTVKQAWIDGVTDRGKTVVDIFDLNDKRGTRKELIRDRSKKVKTMLVVFKMATSETIDDSTRKDAINLLKESCNIEEPYLAFALFYILPFLAHHFQDLDAINFLKQVGQRSPSYSQFARINQLPD; translated from the coding sequence ATAAACAACCTATTTCTCCTCCTGAACAATGCAAAAAAAGATGATCTTAAGGATGCTATTAAGAAGGCTATTAATAAATATAATCAGCCTGAAGTCAAGCAAGCTTTAGTTGAAATGTTTCAGGGAAAATGTGCCTATTGTGAGAGCCAGATTCGGATTGTTGATTATGGGGATATTGAACATTTTTGTCCTAAAAGTAAAAGTGAATATACTGATTTAACCTTTGAGTGGACAAACCTATTATTATCTTGTACCATTTGTAATAATTCTCAGCATAAAGGGACAAACTTTCCCCTAGATGCCAATAAGAAACCTTTGCTAATCGATCCAACTGATGAAAAAACTGATATTTTTGAACATCTTCAATTAACTTGGGATCAAACTGTGAAACAAGCCTGGATTGATGGGGTGACTGATAGAGGTAAAACTGTTGTAGATATTTTTGATCTAAATGATAAAAGAGGTACAAGGAAAGAGTTAATTCGAGACCGAAGTAAAAAAGTTAAAACAATGCTTGTTGTTTTCAAGATGGCTACCAGTGAAACAATTGATGATTCTACTAGAAAAGATGCGATAAACTTACTAAAAGAGTCCTGTAATATTGAAGAACCCTATCTAGCTTTCGCTTTATTTTATATTTTACCATTTTTAGCTCATCACTTTCAAGATTTAGATGCAATTAATTTCTTAAAACAAGTAGGTCAACGGAGTCCTAGCTATAGCCAATTTGCCAGAATTAATCAATTACCGGATTAA
- a CDS encoding AAA family ATPase codes for MWVESVTLNNIKCFKNEEIIFTRTAINVSNHRPKPYSWISLLGENGVGKSTLLQAIALLLAGPEAAKELLPRPTGWVCDSKKPGKLSITLNQEENDAVIFGKVIFGNKKRKKISYSYFVTADKAVKVGEETYTEPALIEKSSEILSWLRKNAFASDTKGWFAAGYGAFRRLTRTSQVLIPSLEPAKRSSNFATQFNEDSALSSFERWMVYLEFRIAKGDPSAKKMRDIGINAIEKLLPGNTKIAEVSIEGLIIFEINGQKVSTIGLSDGYRSIIALAGDLIWRLLQSFTDLEDPTQASGVVLIDELDIHLHPFWQRWIAEWLREVFPNLQFFVATHSPFIAAGAGEDALTLRLDIVNGETKITPVEDISAYDVDYILRSPAFGLESTYSPSTQEKIQRYHELRIKKDKLSKEEEQEFNQLKLFMQDKQPISPPEQCKKR; via the coding sequence ATGTGGGTCGAAAGCGTAACTCTAAATAACATTAAATGCTTTAAAAACGAGGAAATTATTTTCACTCGGACTGCTATTAATGTTTCCAATCATCGCCCAAAACCCTATTCTTGGATTTCCTTATTAGGGGAAAATGGTGTTGGCAAAAGTACATTACTGCAAGCCATTGCCTTACTTTTAGCAGGGCCAGAAGCCGCGAAAGAACTGCTACCTCGCCCTACGGGTTGGGTTTGTGATTCTAAAAAGCCGGGGAAATTAAGTATTACTTTAAATCAAGAAGAAAATGATGCTGTAATTTTTGGAAAGGTGATTTTTGGTAATAAAAAAAGAAAAAAAATTTCCTATTCTTATTTTGTTACAGCAGATAAAGCAGTCAAAGTCGGTGAAGAGACTTATACAGAACCTGCATTAATTGAAAAAAGTTCAGAAATATTAAGTTGGTTGAGAAAGAATGCGTTTGCATCCGATACAAAAGGATGGTTTGCTGCTGGATATGGTGCGTTTCGTCGCCTAACTAGAACCAGTCAAGTTTTAATTCCTAGTTTAGAACCAGCAAAACGATCTAGCAATTTTGCCACGCAATTTAATGAAGATAGTGCGTTGAGTTCATTTGAAAGATGGATGGTTTATCTGGAATTTAGAATTGCTAAAGGAGATCCAAGCGCAAAAAAAATGCGAGACATCGGGATAAATGCGATTGAAAAACTACTCCCTGGAAATACAAAAATTGCCGAAGTAAGTATCGAAGGTTTAATTATATTTGAGATTAATGGTCAAAAGGTTTCAACGATTGGTTTATCGGATGGATATCGCAGTATTATTGCGTTAGCAGGAGATTTAATTTGGCGCTTACTTCAAAGCTTTACTGATTTAGAAGATCCCACTCAAGCATCGGGTGTTGTTTTAATTGATGAATTAGACATTCACTTACATCCTTTTTGGCAACGATGGATTGCTGAATGGCTACGCGAAGTTTTTCCCAACCTTCAGTTTTTTGTTGCTACTCATAGTCCTTTTATTGCAGCTGGAGCCGGAGAAGATGCTTTAACTTTACGTTTAGATATTGTTAACGGAGAAACTAAAATTACACCCGTTGAAGACATCTCAGCTTATGATGTTGACTACATTCTCAGAAGTCCGGCTTTTGGTTTAGAGTCTACCTATTCCCCCTCCACACAGGAGAAAATTCAGCGATATCATGAACTCAGAATCAAAAAAGATAAGCTGTCTAAAGAAGAAGAGCAGGAATTTAACCAATTGAAACTGTTTATGCAGGATAAACAACCTATTTCTCCTCCTGAACAATGCAAAAAAAGATGA
- a CDS encoding UbiD family decarboxylase: protein MARDLRGFLKLLEERGQLRRIQTLVDPDLEIAEISNRMLQCGGPGLLFENVKGSPYPVAINLLGTEQRVCWSMNMENPQELEELGKKLGMLQQPKPPKKISQAIDFGKVLFDVVKAKPGRNFFPPCQQIIIEGDDVDLNQIPMIRPYPKDAGKIITLGLVITKDCETGTPNVGVYRLQLQSKNTMTVHWLSVRGGARHLRKAAEKGKKLEIAIALGVDPLIIMAAATPIPVDLSEWLFAGLYGGSGVQLAKCKTVDLEVPADSEFVLEGTITPGEILPDGPFGDHMGYYGGVEDSPLIRFQCVTHRQDPIYLTTFSGRPPKEEAMMAIALNRIYTPILRQQVSEIVDFFLPMEALSYKAAIISIDKAYPGQARRAALAFWSALPQFTYTKFVIVVDKEINIRDPRQVVWAISSKVDPSRDVFILPDTPFDTLDFASQKIGLGGRMGIDATTKIPPETNHEWGEPLESDVDVAERVTKRWAEYGLNDLNLTEVDPNKFGYEIR from the coding sequence ATGGCGAGAGACTTAAGGGGATTTTTAAAACTGTTAGAAGAACGGGGACAATTACGGCGAATTCAAACCTTAGTTGATCCTGACTTAGAAATTGCTGAAATTTCTAACCGAATGTTGCAATGTGGTGGCCCAGGGTTATTATTTGAAAATGTTAAAGGTTCACCCTATCCGGTTGCGATCAATTTATTAGGGACAGAACAACGGGTTTGCTGGTCAATGAATATGGAAAACCCCCAAGAGTTAGAGGAATTGGGAAAAAAATTAGGAATGTTACAACAACCTAAACCGCCTAAAAAAATCTCCCAAGCCATTGATTTTGGTAAAGTTTTATTTGATGTCGTTAAAGCCAAACCGGGGCGCAATTTTTTCCCTCCTTGTCAACAGATTATCATTGAAGGGGATGATGTTGATTTAAACCAAATTCCCATGATTCGTCCCTATCCTAAAGATGCGGGAAAAATCATTACGTTGGGATTAGTGATTACGAAAGATTGTGAAACGGGAACCCCTAATGTTGGAGTTTATCGCTTACAATTGCAATCTAAAAATACCATGACCGTCCATTGGTTATCGGTGCGAGGAGGGGCTAGACATTTACGCAAAGCGGCGGAGAAGGGAAAAAAATTAGAAATTGCGATCGCATTAGGGGTTGATCCCTTAATTATTATGGCGGCGGCGACCCCCATTCCGGTTGATTTATCCGAATGGTTATTTGCAGGATTATATGGGGGTTCTGGGGTACAATTAGCCAAGTGTAAAACGGTAGATTTAGAAGTTCCGGCGGACTCAGAATTTGTATTAGAAGGAACCATAACTCCTGGAGAAATTTTACCTGATGGCCCCTTTGGGGATCACATGGGATATTATGGTGGGGTTGAAGATTCTCCGTTGATTCGATTTCAATGTGTTACCCATCGTCAAGACCCAATTTATTTAACTACCTTTAGTGGTCGTCCCCCCAAAGAAGAAGCGATGATGGCGATCGCATTAAACCGAATTTATACCCCGATTTTAAGACAGCAAGTCTCGGAAATTGTAGACTTTTTCCTTCCTATGGAAGCCTTAAGTTATAAAGCGGCTATTATCTCCATTGATAAAGCTTATCCGGGTCAAGCGAGACGGGCTGCTTTAGCATTTTGGAGTGCCTTACCTCAGTTTACTTATACCAAATTTGTGATTGTTGTAGATAAGGAGATTAATATTCGAGATCCGCGACAAGTGGTATGGGCAATTAGTTCAAAAGTTGACCCGTCCAGGGATGTTTTTATTCTTCCTGATACGCCTTTTGATACCTTAGATTTTGCCAGTCAAAAAATTGGATTAGGGGGAAGAATGGGCATCGATGCAACGACAAAAATCCCTCCCGAAACCAATCATGAATGGGGAGAACCTTTAGAGTCAGATGTTGATGTTGCTGAAAGGGTAACCAAACGTTGGGCAGAATATGGATTAAATGATCTGAATTTAACCGAAGTAGACCCCAATAAGTTCGGCTATGAGATAAGATAG